A stretch of the Haloplanus aerogenes genome encodes the following:
- a CDS encoding pyridoxal-phosphate-dependent aminotransferase family protein encodes MLLTPGPTALPPSVREVMSEELINPDVDPAFADRYDALLDKLGTVFDTDDEMVVMGGEGILGLEAAIASTVGPGDHVLCLSNGPYGDGFADFVESYGGESTLVDADYDDSLPLADLERTLAAGDFDLATMVHCETPTGALNDLSPALALFDDHDVVTVVDAVSSLGGASVPTDRIDICLGASQKCFSAPPGLAVASVSDAAWDRIEEREPESLYTNLLPWHDAEQPYPYTHLTTLVVALDEALDLLLAEGLDAVYDRHREVAAVCRERGSELGLDPYPDPERSSPTVTAFSVPGRATELQERLRETHDVTLSTGFGDLADDVLRVGHMGYNADVDRVGQAMDALEAEL; translated from the coding sequence ATGCTCCTGACACCCGGCCCGACGGCCCTGCCGCCGTCCGTCCGCGAGGTGATGAGCGAGGAACTGATCAACCCCGACGTCGACCCCGCGTTCGCCGACCGCTACGACGCCCTCCTCGACAAACTCGGGACCGTCTTCGACACCGACGACGAGATGGTCGTCATGGGCGGCGAGGGCATCCTCGGACTGGAGGCGGCCATCGCCTCCACCGTCGGTCCCGGCGATCACGTTCTGTGTCTCTCGAATGGCCCGTACGGCGACGGCTTCGCCGACTTCGTCGAGAGCTACGGCGGCGAGTCGACGCTCGTCGACGCCGACTACGACGACTCGCTTCCCCTGGCCGATCTGGAGCGAACGCTCGCGGCGGGCGACTTCGACCTCGCCACGATGGTCCACTGCGAGACGCCGACGGGGGCGCTCAACGATCTCTCCCCCGCGCTTGCCCTGTTCGACGACCACGACGTGGTGACCGTCGTCGACGCCGTCTCGTCGCTCGGCGGGGCGTCCGTCCCCACCGACCGCATCGACATCTGCCTCGGCGCGTCACAGAAGTGTTTCAGCGCGCCGCCGGGGCTCGCCGTCGCCTCGGTGAGCGACGCGGCGTGGGACCGGATCGAGGAGCGGGAGCCCGAATCGCTGTACACCAACCTCCTCCCGTGGCACGACGCCGAACAGCCCTACCCCTACACCCACCTGACAACGCTCGTCGTCGCTCTCGACGAGGCGCTCGACCTGCTCTTGGCGGAGGGACTGGATGCCGTCTACGACCGACATCGGGAAGTGGCCGCAGTGTGCCGGGAGCGTGGCTCCGAGCTCGGACTTGACCCCTACCCCGATCCCGAACGGAGTTCGCCGACCGTCACCGCCTTTTCGGTTCCCGGGCGGGCGACGGAGTTGCAGGAACGACTCCGTGAGACCCACGACGTGACGCTCTCGACTGGATTCGGTGACCTCGCGGACGACGTGCTCCGGGTGGGACACATGGGGTACAACGCCGACGTGGATCGGGTGGGGCAGGCGATGGACGCGCTCGAAGCGGAACTCTAA
- a CDS encoding AIR synthase family protein produces the protein MTGKLDRTTLTDLVLSRTGAPNSNLLAGPAFGEDAAAIRVGSETLVVSTDPISLAAERIGQLAVTVASNDVAACGGAPEFLLCTVLLPSADPSLLDTITGQLDAESKRLGLTIAGGHTEVVAGLDRPLCSLTCFGTADRFVSTGGATPGDHVLLTKGAGIEATGVLATDFRDRLDLSADALDRATAAFDDLSVIPEAAVLTPVATAMHDPTEGGVLEGLIELAITGDVTLDVDRDAVHVRAETRAACEAVGVDPLRVLGSGALLATVGDDEVDDALAALAAEGIDAVDIGRVEAGEAAVRIDGERYTEPIRDDMYALWGE, from the coding sequence ATGACCGGCAAACTGGATCGCACGACCCTCACCGATCTCGTTCTCTCGCGGACCGGCGCTCCTAACTCGAACCTGCTCGCCGGACCGGCGTTCGGCGAGGACGCCGCGGCGATTCGGGTCGGATCGGAGACGCTGGTCGTCAGCACGGACCCCATCTCCCTCGCGGCCGAGCGCATCGGGCAGTTGGCCGTCACCGTCGCCTCGAACGACGTGGCGGCGTGTGGCGGTGCCCCCGAGTTCCTCCTCTGTACGGTCCTCCTCCCGAGCGCCGACCCGAGCCTGCTCGATACGATCACCGGTCAACTCGACGCCGAATCGAAGCGGTTGGGGCTGACCATCGCCGGCGGGCACACCGAAGTCGTCGCCGGTCTCGACCGCCCGCTCTGTTCGCTCACCTGCTTCGGTACCGCCGACCGATTCGTCTCGACGGGTGGCGCGACACCCGGCGATCACGTCCTGCTCACGAAGGGTGCGGGGATCGAGGCGACGGGCGTCCTCGCCACCGACTTCCGCGACCGCTTAGATCTCTCGGCCGACGCGCTCGACCGGGCGACGGCCGCCTTCGACGACCTCAGCGTGATTCCCGAGGCGGCCGTCCTCACGCCGGTCGCGACGGCCATGCACGACCCCACCGAGGGCGGCGTCCTCGAAGGACTGATCGAACTGGCGATCACCGGCGACGTGACTCTCGACGTGGACCGCGACGCCGTCCACGTTCGGGCGGAGACGCGCGCGGCCTGCGAGGCGGTGGGTGTCGATCCCCTCCGCGTCCTCGGGTCCGGCGCGTTGCTGGCGACCGTGGGCGACGACGAGGTCGACGACGCACTCGCAGCGCTGGCCGCGGAAGGAATCGACGCCGTCGACATCGGCCGGGTCGAAGCCGGGGAGGCGGCGGTCAGAATCGACGGCGAGCGCTACACGGAGCCGATTCGCGACGATATGTACGCCCTGTGGGGCGAGTGA
- a CDS encoding DUF7537 family lipoprotein — protein MRQGWTTVLAALLVVTAGCAGFAPDGDETPAVTETATPTPSNPSAVTYPSGWNATGVNASVALRSHYTAVLTGPSATVTYRSEVVESEGIPRRNTTLDMRLDTADRRLYASIEGKTNHRIAYFADGTLSRWDARNETLVGQSSARFGEVAQSIDNGVLYSHLLLYDLEFERTVRRQGTTALVYDVTGAYSNTLSRTYGSARDATGQVVVAADGRVLEIETTVTYSEGTLRYHYAQTRVGETDVAMPDWLSSA, from the coding sequence ATGCGACAGGGTTGGACCACAGTCCTGGCCGCGCTCCTCGTCGTCACGGCAGGGTGTGCAGGATTCGCACCGGACGGCGACGAGACGCCGGCGGTAACGGAGACAGCGACGCCGACGCCGTCGAACCCGTCTGCGGTGACGTACCCGTCCGGCTGGAATGCGACGGGCGTGAACGCCTCGGTCGCCCTGCGATCCCACTACACCGCCGTCCTCACCGGACCGTCGGCCACCGTCACGTATCGATCGGAAGTAGTCGAGTCGGAGGGAATTCCACGCCGAAACACCACGCTCGACATGCGACTCGACACGGCGGACAGGCGGCTGTACGCCTCGATCGAGGGGAAGACGAACCACCGCATCGCCTATTTCGCGGACGGGACGCTCTCGCGCTGGGACGCTCGAAACGAGACGCTGGTCGGGCAGTCGTCCGCTCGTTTCGGAGAAGTGGCGCAATCGATAGACAACGGCGTCCTCTACTCGCATCTGTTGCTCTACGACCTCGAATTCGAGCGGACGGTTCGTCGACAGGGGACGACCGCACTCGTGTACGACGTGACGGGAGCGTACAGCAACACGCTCTCGCGGACGTACGGCTCGGCCCGGGACGCGACGGGGCAAGTCGTCGTCGCGGCGGACGGCCGCGTCCTCGAGATCGAGACGACGGTGACGTATTCGGAGGGGACGCTCCGCTACCACTACGCCCAGACGCGAGTCGGCGAGACGGACGTGGCGATGCCGGACTGGCTTTCGAGCGCGTGA
- a CDS encoding 2-dehydropantoate 2-reductase, translating to MKFAVFGAGGVGGYLGARLADVGHEVHLIARGEHLDALRSSGLRVESVAGDTTVDCPATDDPADIGHCDYVLFCVKSYDTREAAADLDPLLGADTAVVSFQNGVDNEAWLADEIGDEHVAGGVAYIFSTIKEPGVVEHTGGPARFVFGELDGERTARIEALDEALSAAEGIEAVLAEDVRVELWRKFCLICAQAGMTATTRLPLGEIRETEASWEMYRRLMGEVSAVARAEGVDLPESVVDEWSEFVQGLDSEMYSSLHYDLTHGKRLELDALHGSVVRHAATVDVDVPMNEAVHAILRPWADRTVE from the coding sequence ATGAAGTTCGCCGTATTCGGGGCGGGCGGCGTCGGCGGCTATCTCGGCGCACGGCTCGCGGACGTGGGACACGAAGTGCATCTGATCGCGCGTGGCGAGCATCTCGACGCCCTCCGATCGTCGGGGTTACGGGTCGAGAGCGTCGCCGGTGACACGACCGTCGACTGTCCGGCGACCGACGACCCGGCCGACATCGGGCACTGTGACTACGTCCTCTTCTGCGTGAAGTCATACGACACGCGCGAGGCGGCCGCGGATCTCGACCCGCTTCTGGGTGCGGACACGGCCGTCGTCTCCTTCCAGAACGGCGTCGACAACGAGGCGTGGCTGGCCGACGAGATCGGTGACGAGCACGTCGCCGGCGGCGTCGCCTACATCTTCTCGACGATCAAGGAGCCGGGCGTCGTGGAACACACGGGCGGGCCGGCACGGTTCGTCTTCGGCGAACTCGACGGGGAACGAACCGCTCGGATCGAGGCGCTCGACGAGGCGCTCTCGGCGGCCGAGGGAATCGAAGCGGTGCTGGCCGAGGACGTGCGGGTCGAACTCTGGCGGAAGTTCTGTCTCATCTGCGCGCAGGCAGGGATGACGGCGACGACTCGCCTGCCGCTCGGCGAGATACGGGAGACCGAGGCGTCCTGGGAGATGTACCGGCGACTCATGGGAGAGGTGAGTGCTGTCGCGCGGGCGGAAGGCGTCGATCTGCCGGAGTCGGTCGTCGACGAGTGGAGCGAGTTCGTGCAGGGGCTGGACTCGGAGATGTACTCCTCGCTGCACTACGACCTGACCCACGGCAAGCGGTTAGAACTCGACGCGCTCCACGGGTCGGTGGTGCGGCACGCGGCGACCGTCGACGTCGACGTGCCGATGAACGAGGCCGTCCACGCCATCTTGCGCCCGTGGGCGGACCGGACGGTCGAGTAA